AAACAAGAACGCATGACGCTCAGTGAAGCCAAGGTTATAGATATCCTGGATGAAAGCCGATTCGCTGCTGTCGGCCCGTTCAGCGAAGTGACACTTCAATAAACCGGGCCTAATTTTATTTTTGTGGCCGAATTAATATTATCTAGTGTCTGACCGAAAACCTGGAAATTTTGTTGAGTACAAGGCGGGCACAAATTTTAACCGGAGGAATACATAGAGTATTTTGAGGATTAAAATTTGGGACCAACGAAGTAATCGGCAAAATTTACGGTTTTCGGTCGGGCACTATCTAAGAAAAGGCTGCCCTGGATATCTATCGGAACAGCCTTCAAAACCTGTTTCTTTTGTAGAAATAGATGACCACCAGCAGTTTTGCCTTTGACCGGCCAAGGCTTTTACCTACATGGGGCACAATGGAGTCAAAGTAGATGTTGTCCCCGGCATTAAGATTATAAACTTCGTCCCCGTAATGAAATTCAAGCCGGCCGTCCAGCACATGGATGGTTTCTTCGCCCTCGTGAGTATAGGTCCGGTTGATATCAAAGGGGGCGTGGATGATAAAAGGCTCCATGTTTTTGCCCGGTTTTCCTTCGGCCAGGGGTTCATAATCATATCCTGCAAAAAGATCGGTCTCCCGAATCAGGGGACGTTTTTCTTTTTTGCTTAAAAAGAGTCGGACATCTTTTACAGGAGAGGCATCTCCGGCAAGAAGGGAGGTGAGCTCAATGTCCAGGCCTGCCGCAATTTTGTTCAAGGTGGAGTAGGGCGGTGCCTTTTTAGACCGCTCCACCTTTGATAAATAGCCCTTGGTCAGACCGGTCCGATCCGCTAAATCCTGAAGCGTCAATTGCCGCGCAGTTCTTAAGTTTTTTATGCTTTCCGATATGCTTTTTTCATCCATAGTGAAATTTAATCTATTCTAGTTCAATAGCCATTTAGGTAGAGCCAAAGAAAGCCACGGGATATAGGTAACCAGCATCAGACAGATGAGCATGATGACCAGGAACGGTGCCACACCCCTGGCAATTTTCACCAGCGGTTGCTTGGTGATGCCCGATGCCACAAATAGGTTCAGGCCAAAAGGCGGTGTCAGCATGCCCATCTGGATGTTAAGCACCATGACTACGCCGAAGTGAATCAGATCAATACCATAGCGGGTCAGGGTCTCAAGAAAGATGGGTGCCAGGATCAGCATGGCGGATACATCGTCCATAAAACAGCCCAGAATGAGAAACAGGATGTTCACGGTGAGCAGAAATATCCAGGGGCTGTCAATATGTTGGATAATAATGTCTGCCAACTGCTGGGGAATCTGTTCTGCCGTAAGCAGCCAGATAAATGTCATGGCGCACGAGAGAATGAATAGCAGGCAGGCCGAAAGCACGGCCCCCTCTCTGCAGACATCCGTGATTTGGGAAAATTTAAATTCCTTGTACACAAAAAGTTCAATGACCAATGCATATATTACAGAGACCGCCGCAGCTTCAGTGGGGGTGAATATGCCTGAATAGATTCCGCCTAAAACAATGACCGGCAAAATTAATGCCCAGATGCCTTCTTTGGCCGTGCGCAGCACTTTGGCCGCAGATGCTTTGCCGGTAATTCGCCAATTGTTTTTTTTGGCCGCAAAAAAGGTGTAGGCCATCAGGGCAGCACCCGTAAGAAGTCCGGGAATGATGCCAGCCATAAAAATTTTGGATACGGATACATTCATGACCAGGCAGTAGAGAATCATGGGTATGGAAGGCGGGATTACGATACCCAGTGATCCTGAAACAGTGATCAAGCCAAGGGAGAATTTTTCATCATACCCTGCCTTGATCAGGGCCGGGATCATGATGGAACCGATAGCCACCACTGTGGCAGGAGAAGACCCTGAAATGGCGGCAAAGAAAATACAGGCCAATACGCCTGCCATGGCAAGGCCGCCCGGGAACCATCCCACAAGGGCATTGACAAAAGCGATCAGCTTTTTGGCGATACTGCCCCTTGTCATGATGGAACCTGCCAAAATAAAAAAGGGAATGGCCAGGAGGATAAAATTGTCCAGGGCGTTAAAGAGCTGCTGGGTGATGATGTGCAACGGGGTCGAGGTAAAAAATACCAGGCAACCCAGGGTGGTCACCCCAAGAATTACGGCAATGGGCATGCCTAAAAAGAGCAGGAGCGTAAAAGAGACGCAGATAAATAAAATCATTGATTCACCTCCCCGGACCCGGCAGCATTGGATTGGGCAGGCGTACGGCTGCCAAAAGCCTCTTTGATGAATCCAAACCCTTTGATGCTGAAACGGGTGCCGATTACCACCGAAAATGCCGGGATGGGCAGGTAGGCAATGTACATGGGCATACCCATCACAGGAGAGGTGGTTTCATACCCGTACATTCGGGAGATGATCTTCCAGGAGTAGACGGCCACGATAAAAAAGAATCCTGCGCTCAACAGATGGGAAAGCAAATTTACCAGCCACCTGATGGATAACGGCAGCATTAGGATCAGAAGATCCATGGTAAAGTGGGAACCGGTTTTAACCCCGATGGCAGCCCCAAGAAAGGCGATAAATACGCCAAGATATCGTCCCAGTTCTTCAAACCAGGGAAAACTGAAGTTAAAAATATACCGGGTAATGACCTGAACAAAGCCGATCAAGGCCAGTATCAGGATGGTCCAGACCAGGGTAAAGTTTTCCACACGGTCAATGAATTTGAAAATTCGCTGCAAAGGGGCGCTCCAAAAACGGGGTGTGAAAAGCATCTTCGTACTTTTCACACCAAAGGTTAGCTACAATTTTTTTCAATTACCGGTGATTGGCTTCAATTCGTTTGAGCATGAAATCAAAGATTTCATCTCCCAGTTTTTTACGGTATTTGTTCCACACCGGCACCATGGCCTCACGGAAGCGGTCGCGCTCTTGGGGTGTCAATTCAATGATCTCGATCTTTTCCTGCTTGGCGTAGTCTGCAATGGAGATTCCGATCTTGGGAAGGGATTCTTTCATGCGGGCATTGACCACCCGGTTTTCAACCATGGCCAGTTCAGCCGCCTGCCTGAAAATTTCCTGCTCCGTTTTAGAAAGGCTTTCCCAGTAATCTATGCTGATCACGGTGACACATGCGGTCATACAGTGCTGGGTCATGGTCACATACTTGGTCACCTCAGTGACCTTGGTGAGAATGGCCGTAATTAAGGGGTTTTCCTGGGCATCAATGACGCCCGTTTGAAGGGCGTTGTACATTTCGGGAAAAGGGATGCCTACGGCGGTTGCGCCCAACTGTTCAAAGGTGTCCAAATATGCCGGAGAGTTCATTACCCGGATTTTAAGACCTTTGATGTCTTCCGGGGTGTGGATAGGCCGTTTGGTATTGGAAAAATCTCTAATATCATTTTCCATCCAGCCGATGGCAATGAATCCCTTTTTGGGAAAAGCGGAAAATATTTTTTTTCTGACTGCGGGATCATCAAGGGTGGCATAGGCCGTTGCCCGGTTCGGAAAAATAAAGGGCATATCCAGAACTGCGCACTGGGGCTCAAAATTTTGAAGTACAGCCGTGGTCAACGAGGCAATTTGGAGTGTGCCGGACTGGACCTGCTCCGCCATGGACCGTTCGCTGCCCAGTTGCCCCATGGGAAACACCTTGATGTCGATTTTGCCGTTGGTTTTTTCCCGTACATAGTCGGCAAAAACTTTAGCACCGGCATTAAGGCCGTGGAACTGGGGGGCGATATGGCCGAATTTTACGGTATTGGCAAAGGCTGGAGCAGATAGGATAATTCCTGCTAAGAGGGCTATGGTCACTATTCGTGCCGTTTTTATTGTCCGCGCACGCAGGCTGAAAAATTGGGGGGTTTTCATCAGGATATACTCCTTAAGGGTGTGTTTATTGGATGATTTCGGAGGGGAGATGTACTCCAAATGTTTTCTGTTTGTCAACTTTTCACAGGATCGGCAAGTCTTTGGAATGCTTATAATCGTCTCGTAAAAGCTGTGCTGTGAGATATCTTTATGGGCTGAATCCCGTAGAAGGCTTTTAAAAATTAGGTGGTTTGTTGAATTTGCTTAATTTTAAATATTTTTCATTTATGGAAACTTTTTTGGATATACTGATTTTTGATTTGCACCAACACGGCAGACAACGATTGTTTCCTGTAAGGAAAATAATCCGCTTGACAGGTGTTTGGCATATTGGTAGACAGTTTGCCCTTAATCTTAAGTTAATTAGATTAAAAATATAGAATTATCAGGCCATGGTCGACAAGGTTTCGTGATCTAGGCCCCTATGTGAAGGAGAGAAAATGAGAGCAGTCAAAAGAGTATGTTTAGGGTTGGCGATCATGCTGGGAATAAGTTTTTCCATACCCGGCACGGCACCTGCCAAAACTATTAAGTGGAAAATGGCCTCATCTTGGCCCAAGGGGACCATGGTCCAGTGGGCCGCAGATGAATTTGCAAGAACCGTTAATGCCATGAGCGGCGGTCGTCTGGAAATTAAAAGCTATGCGGCAGGTGTCCTTGTGGGGGCTTTGGAAGTAACCGACAGTGTGCGTATGGGAACCATTGATGTGGCCCATTGTTCGCCCGGATACCAGATGGGCAAGCTGCCGGCTGCCCCTCTTTTTGCCTATATTCCCTTTGGCATGGACGCTGTGCCTTATATGACCTGGTTTTATGACAACGATGGGATGGAATTGTACAAAGAACTTTACAAATCCTATGATCTTGGCTTTGTGGCACCCTGCGGCGTGCTGCCCACCGAAGACCTTGCCTGGTCGAACAAGCCCATCAAAAACATGGATGATTTCAAAGGCCTGAAATTCAGGACCAGCGGCTATTGGGGAGAGGTGCTTTCCCGGGCGGGCGCCTCTGTGATGATGCTACCGGCCGGAGAAATCTATGAAGCGCTGCAGCGCAATATCCTGGATGCCGGTGAGTTCAGTATTCCGTCAATGGACAAGGATCTTTCATTCAACGAAACGGCTAAATATCTCTTGGTGCCCGGCATTCACCAGATCTCCACCATCACGGACATTACCATTAACAAACGCTCCTGGGCCAAACTGCCCGATGATCTCAAAGAGATCGTCAAGGTGGCTGCCCAGTCCGTGACCATGCGCATGCTCACCCATTG
This window of the uncultured Desulfobacter sp. genome carries:
- a CDS encoding XRE family transcriptional regulator, whose product is MDEKSISESIKNLRTARQLTLQDLADRTGLTKGYLSKVERSKKAPPYSTLNKIAAGLDIELTSLLAGDASPVKDVRLFLSKKEKRPLIRETDLFAGYDYEPLAEGKPGKNMEPFIIHAPFDINRTYTHEGEETIHVLDGRLEFHYGDEVYNLNAGDNIYFDSIVPHVGKSLGRSKAKLLVVIYFYKRNRF
- the dctP gene encoding TRAP transporter substrate-binding protein DctP, which encodes MKTPQFFSLRARTIKTARIVTIALLAGIILSAPAFANTVKFGHIAPQFHGLNAGAKVFADYVREKTNGKIDIKVFPMGQLGSERSMAEQVQSGTLQIASLTTAVLQNFEPQCAVLDMPFIFPNRATAYATLDDPAVRKKIFSAFPKKGFIAIGWMENDIRDFSNTKRPIHTPEDIKGLKIRVMNSPAYLDTFEQLGATAVGIPFPEMYNALQTGVIDAQENPLITAILTKVTEVTKYVTMTQHCMTACVTVISIDYWESLSKTEQEIFRQAAELAMVENRVVNARMKESLPKIGISIADYAKQEKIEIIELTPQERDRFREAMVPVWNKYRKKLGDEIFDFMLKRIEANHR
- the dctP gene encoding TRAP transporter substrate-binding protein DctP translates to MRAVKRVCLGLAIMLGISFSIPGTAPAKTIKWKMASSWPKGTMVQWAADEFARTVNAMSGGRLEIKSYAAGVLVGALEVTDSVRMGTIDVAHCSPGYQMGKLPAAPLFAYIPFGMDAVPYMTWFYDNDGMELYKELYKSYDLGFVAPCGVLPTEDLAWSNKPIKNMDDFKGLKFRTSGYWGEVLSRAGASVMMLPAGEIYEALQRNILDAGEFSIPSMDKDLSFNETAKYLLVPGIHQISTITDITINKRSWAKLPDDLKEIVKVAAQSVTMRMLTHCINEDIKALAYFKEKGVQIEYLSPEIQKELAKEADKLLDEKAAKDPFFAKVLKSQRDFRAGYANYKKLMTPAYE
- a CDS encoding TRAP transporter large permease subunit, with translation MILFICVSFTLLLFLGMPIAVILGVTTLGCLVFFTSTPLHIITQQLFNALDNFILLAIPFFILAGSIMTRGSIAKKLIAFVNALVGWFPGGLAMAGVLACIFFAAISGSSPATVVAIGSIMIPALIKAGYDEKFSLGLITVSGSLGIVIPPSIPMILYCLVMNVSVSKIFMAGIIPGLLTGAALMAYTFFAAKKNNWRITGKASAAKVLRTAKEGIWALILPVIVLGGIYSGIFTPTEAAAVSVIYALVIELFVYKEFKFSQITDVCREGAVLSACLLFILSCAMTFIWLLTAEQIPQQLADIIIQHIDSPWIFLLTVNILFLILGCFMDDVSAMLILAPIFLETLTRYGIDLIHFGVVMVLNIQMGMLTPPFGLNLFVASGITKQPLVKIARGVAPFLVIMLICLMLVTYIPWLSLALPKWLLN
- a CDS encoding TRAP transporter small permease — protein: MQRIFKFIDRVENFTLVWTILILALIGFVQVITRYIFNFSFPWFEELGRYLGVFIAFLGAAIGVKTGSHFTMDLLILMLPLSIRWLVNLLSHLLSAGFFFIVAVYSWKIISRMYGYETTSPVMGMPMYIAYLPIPAFSVVIGTRFSIKGFGFIKEAFGSRTPAQSNAAGSGEVNQ